The Pseudomonas baetica genome includes a region encoding these proteins:
- a CDS encoding glycine zipper 2TM domain-containing protein: protein MRKSVLLVASFSTMAMLLTGCQSSLTGDSYSRDEARRVQTIRMGTIESLRPVKIEGTKTPIGGIAGAAVGGVGGSAIGGGKGSIVAAVIGAVAGGLIGSATEEGLTRTQGVEITVREDDGSMRAYVQQVQENEVFRVGERVRISTVGGTSRVSH from the coding sequence ATGCGTAAGTCTGTTCTGCTGGTTGCTTCCTTTTCCACGATGGCGATGTTGCTTACCGGCTGCCAATCGAGCCTGACCGGTGACTCCTACTCCCGTGACGAAGCGCGTCGCGTGCAGACGATTCGCATGGGCACTATCGAATCCCTGCGCCCGGTGAAAATCGAAGGCACCAAGACCCCGATCGGCGGCATCGCCGGTGCGGCAGTCGGCGGCGTTGGCGGCAGCGCCATCGGCGGCGGTAAAGGCAGCATCGTCGCTGCGGTTATCGGTGCTGTGGCCGGTGGTCTGATCGGCTCCGCCACCGAAGAAGGCCTGACCCGCACCCAGGGTGTGGAAATCACCGTGCGTGAAGACGACGGCAGCATGCGTGCCTATGTGCAGCAGGTTCAGGAGAATGAAGTGTTCCGCGTGGGTGAGCGCGTGCGCATCTCCACTGTTGGCGGCACCAGCCGCGTTTCGCACTAA
- a CDS encoding pyocin S6 family toxin immunity protein codes for MIFLALSGFFPEPNPDNSLQYDKDVPHTSEQAVLNVMGWESLKDVPMGEHDLTETQAREIMQLVNTPFRDDLTYCIGLCRED; via the coding sequence ATGATTTTTTTAGCTCTTTCCGGTTTTTTCCCTGAACCAAATCCAGACAACTCACTGCAATATGACAAAGATGTGCCGCACACTTCAGAGCAGGCGGTTCTTAACGTCATGGGATGGGAGTCTCTGAAAGATGTACCGATGGGTGAACATGATCTGACGGAAACTCAAGCCAGAGAAATCATGCAACTCGTCAACACGCCCTTCAGGGACGATTTGACTTACTGCATCGGGCTCTGTCGCGAAGACTGA
- the nhaA gene encoding Na+/H+ antiporter NhaA encodes MPLRSTFTRFFQLEAASGLLLIAAAILALIINNSPLSWLYTGLLDTPVVAQIGALKIAKPLLLWINDGLMALFFLLIGLEVKREVLDGQLSKPSQIVLPGAAAIGGMLVPALIYWFLNRDNPAALSGWAIPTATDIAFALGVLALLGKRVPVSLKLFLMTLAIIDDLGAIVIIAIFYSGELSTLSLGLAAACIAALVAMNRLGVVKLGPYMIIGLILWVCVLKSGVHATLAGVTLAFCIPLRTKNAEPSPLLKLEHALHPWVAYGILPLFAFANAGLSLSGVTVESFTHHVPMGIAVGLLLGKTVGVFGLTWLAVKIGIAALPQGANWGQVLGVAILCGIGFTMSLFVGSLAFVPGASEYAGMDRMGILTGSILAALIGYAVTAAASRQSTLQSEKQAAS; translated from the coding sequence TTGCCTCTGCGTAGCACTTTCACGCGTTTCTTTCAGTTGGAAGCTGCCAGCGGTCTATTACTGATCGCCGCGGCCATTCTCGCCTTGATTATCAACAACTCGCCGCTGTCGTGGCTGTATACCGGCCTGCTCGACACCCCGGTGGTGGCGCAGATCGGCGCGTTGAAAATCGCCAAACCCCTGCTGCTGTGGATCAACGACGGCCTGATGGCGCTGTTCTTCCTGCTGATCGGCCTGGAAGTGAAGCGCGAGGTGCTCGACGGTCAGCTGTCGAAGCCGTCGCAGATCGTCCTGCCCGGGGCGGCGGCTATCGGCGGCATGCTGGTGCCGGCGCTGATCTACTGGTTCCTCAACCGCGACAACCCGGCAGCCCTGAGCGGCTGGGCAATCCCCACCGCCACCGACATCGCCTTCGCCCTCGGCGTGCTGGCCCTGCTCGGCAAGCGCGTACCGGTGTCGCTGAAGCTGTTCCTGATGACCCTGGCGATCATCGATGACCTCGGCGCCATCGTGATCATTGCGATTTTCTACTCCGGCGAACTGTCGACCCTGTCGCTGGGCCTCGCTGCCGCTTGTATTGCTGCGCTGGTGGCAATGAATCGGCTCGGGGTGGTCAAGCTCGGACCCTACATGATCATCGGCTTGATCCTGTGGGTCTGCGTACTGAAGAGCGGCGTGCATGCGACGCTGGCCGGTGTAACCCTGGCCTTCTGCATCCCGCTACGCACGAAAAACGCCGAGCCCTCGCCATTGCTGAAGCTGGAACACGCGCTGCATCCATGGGTCGCCTATGGCATCCTGCCGCTGTTCGCCTTCGCCAACGCCGGCCTGTCGCTGAGCGGCGTCACCGTCGAAAGTTTCACTCACCATGTACCGATGGGTATCGCGGTCGGCCTGCTACTGGGCAAGACCGTTGGTGTGTTCGGCCTCACTTGGCTGGCTGTGAAGATCGGCATCGCCGCTCTGCCCCAAGGTGCCAATTGGGGTCAGGTGCTGGGGGTGGCGATTCTCTGCGGGATTGGCTTCACCATGAGCCTGTTTGTCGGCTCGCTGGCCTTTGTTCCGGGTGCAAGTGAATACGCGGGCATGGACCGGATGGGCATTCTGACGGGGTCGATTCTGGCGGCGTTGATCGGGTATGCGGTGACGGCGGCGGCGAGTCGTCAAAGCACCCTACAATCTGAGAAACAAGCTGCTTCATGA
- a CDS encoding PLP-dependent cysteine synthase family protein, protein MSDTRQWAREAIRIIEADFQRSADTHLIPLPLPGFTGIELYFKDESSHPTGSLKHRLARSLFLYALCNGWLKPGAPVIEASSGSTAISEAYFARMLGLPFIAVMPATTSKEKIAQIAFYGGQSHLVKDPTQIYAESERLAREHGGHFIDQFTYAERATDWRANNNIAESIFQQMRYEKHPEPSWLISSPGTGGTTATLGRYVRYRQHCTRVLCADAERSVFFDFYQTGDSTLRLDCGSRIEGIGRPRVEASFLPKVIDAMVKVPDALSLAAMHYLAQRLGRHVGGSSGTNLIGALMAAQQMKAAGESGSIVAILCDGGERYADTYYDQDWLKAQGYELSGLIEAVAASAERGEPLPTSVLRANI, encoded by the coding sequence ATGAGCGACACCCGACAGTGGGCCCGCGAAGCCATCCGCATCATCGAAGCGGATTTTCAGCGTAGCGCCGACACCCACCTGATCCCCTTGCCGCTGCCGGGTTTTACGGGCATCGAGTTGTACTTCAAGGACGAATCCAGCCATCCGACCGGCAGTCTCAAGCATCGGCTGGCCCGTTCGTTGTTTCTGTATGCGCTGTGTAATGGCTGGCTCAAACCCGGCGCGCCAGTGATCGAGGCGTCCAGCGGATCGACGGCGATTTCCGAAGCGTATTTCGCGCGGATGCTGGGTCTGCCGTTCATTGCGGTGATGCCGGCGACGACGTCGAAAGAAAAGATTGCTCAAATTGCTTTCTACGGTGGTCAGAGCCATCTGGTGAAAGATCCGACACAGATTTACGCCGAATCCGAGCGACTGGCTCGCGAGCATGGCGGCCACTTCATCGATCAGTTCACCTACGCCGAGCGCGCTACCGACTGGCGGGCGAACAACAACATCGCCGAGTCGATCTTCCAGCAAATGCGCTACGAGAAACATCCCGAGCCGAGCTGGCTGATTTCCAGCCCCGGTACTGGTGGCACCACGGCGACCCTCGGCCGTTATGTGCGCTATCGCCAACACTGCACCCGCGTACTGTGTGCAGACGCCGAGCGTTCGGTGTTTTTCGATTTCTATCAGACTGGCGATTCGACTCTGCGTCTGGATTGCGGCTCGCGGATTGAAGGCATAGGCCGGCCACGTGTGGAAGCGTCGTTCCTGCCCAAAGTGATCGACGCGATGGTCAAGGTGCCCGACGCCTTGTCGCTGGCAGCCATGCATTATCTGGCGCAGCGGTTGGGTCGACATGTTGGCGGCTCGAGCGGCACCAATCTGATCGGCGCGCTGATGGCGGCGCAGCAGATGAAAGCGGCGGGGGAGTCGGGTTCGATCGTGGCGATTCTGTGTGATGGCGGCGAGCGTTACGCCGACACCTATTACGATCAGGACTGGCTCAAGGCGCAGGGGTATGAGTTGAGCGGGTTGATTGAGGCGGTGGCGGCGAGTGCAGAGCGCGGTGAGCCGCTACCGACCTCAGTCCTGCGCGCCAACATCTGA
- a CDS encoding NAD(P)/FAD-dependent oxidoreductase, whose product MLRITELKLPIDHPEEDLRVAIVQRLGIASDDLLDFTLFKRSYDARKKSSELCFIYTIDLNVRDEAKVLGKFADDRNVNVAPDVSYKFVGKAPSDLSQRPIVVGFGPCGIFAGLLLAQMGFKPIILERGTEVRQRTKDTWGLWRKSVLNPESNVQFGEGGAGTFSDGKLYSQIKDPKFLGRKVLHEFVKAGAPEEILYVSKPHIGTFRLTGMVENMREQIRELGGEVRFQERVSDVLIEDGQLVGVQLASGETLHSKHVVLALGHSARDTFRMLHSRGVFMEAKPFSVGFRIEHPQSLIDRARLGKYAGHPKLGAADYKLVHHAKNGRSVYSFCMCPGGTVVAATSEPNRVVTNGMSQYSRNERNANSGIVVGITPEVDYPGGPLAGIELQERLESHAFILGGSDYKAPAQLVGDFINDIPSTELGEVEPSYKPGVALGDLALALPDFAIEAIREALPAFEKQIRGYSLHDAVLTGIETRTSSPLRITRDETLQSMNVKGLFPAGEGAGYAGGILSAGVDGIRIAEAVARDILGLEA is encoded by the coding sequence ATGTTACGAATCACTGAACTCAAGCTGCCAATCGACCATCCCGAAGAAGACCTGCGCGTTGCCATCGTGCAGCGCCTGGGCATCGCCAGCGATGACCTGCTCGATTTCACCTTGTTCAAGCGCAGCTACGATGCGCGCAAAAAGTCCTCCGAACTGTGCTTCATCTACACCATCGACCTCAACGTGCGCGACGAGGCCAAGGTGTTGGGCAAGTTCGCCGACGACCGTAACGTCAACGTGGCGCCGGATGTCAGCTATAAATTCGTCGGTAAGGCGCCGAGCGACCTGAGCCAGCGCCCGATCGTGGTCGGTTTCGGCCCGTGCGGGATTTTCGCCGGCCTGTTGCTGGCACAAATGGGCTTCAAGCCGATCATCCTCGAACGCGGCACCGAAGTGCGCCAGCGCACCAAGGACACTTGGGGCCTGTGGCGTAAAAGCGTGCTCAACCCCGAGTCCAACGTGCAATTCGGCGAAGGCGGCGCAGGGACGTTCTCCGACGGCAAGCTGTACAGCCAGATCAAGGATCCGAAGTTCCTTGGCCGCAAAGTCCTGCACGAGTTCGTCAAGGCCGGCGCGCCGGAAGAGATTCTCTACGTCAGCAAGCCGCACATCGGCACGTTCCGTCTGACCGGCATGGTTGAAAACATGCGCGAGCAGATCCGCGAACTGGGCGGCGAAGTGCGCTTCCAGGAACGTGTCAGCGACGTGCTGATCGAAGACGGTCAATTGGTAGGCGTTCAATTGGCCAGCGGCGAAACCCTGCATTCGAAACACGTGGTTCTGGCCCTCGGCCACAGCGCCCGCGATACCTTCCGCATGCTCCACAGCCGTGGCGTGTTCATGGAAGCCAAGCCGTTCTCGGTGGGTTTCCGTATCGAACACCCGCAGTCGCTGATCGACCGTGCACGTCTGGGCAAGTACGCCGGCCACCCGAAACTCGGTGCTGCCGACTACAAACTGGTACACCACGCCAAAAACGGCCGCTCGGTCTACAGCTTCTGCATGTGCCCGGGCGGCACCGTGGTGGCGGCGACCTCCGAGCCAAACCGCGTGGTCACCAACGGCATGAGCCAGTACTCGCGTAACGAGCGCAACGCCAACTCCGGCATCGTCGTCGGCATCACCCCGGAAGTCGATTATCCGGGCGGCCCACTGGCCGGCATCGAGTTGCAGGAACGTCTGGAGTCCCACGCCTTCATTCTCGGCGGCAGCGACTACAAGGCCCCGGCGCAACTGGTCGGTGACTTCATCAACGACATTCCATCGACCGAACTGGGCGAAGTCGAGCCATCGTATAAACCGGGCGTGGCGCTGGGTGATCTGGCGTTGGCCTTGCCGGACTTTGCGATTGAAGCGATTCGTGAAGCATTGCCTGCATTCGAGAAGCAGATTCGCGGCTATTCGCTGCATGACGCGGTGTTGACCGGGATCGAGACGCGCACGTCTTCGCCACTGCGCATTACCCGCGACGAGACGTTGCAGAGCATGAACGTCAAAGGCCTGTTCCCGGCCGGTGAAGGTGCGGGGTATGCCGGTGGGATTCTGTCGGCGGGTGTGGACGGGATTCGGATCGCTGAAGCGGTGGCGCGGGACATCCTGGGCCTGGAAGCCTGA
- a CDS encoding COG3650 family protein — MRVARSLVVITLLPLFAACQLFDGQRESASHVGQTRMQGQLTAADGKLVFQPCQDQGQYVINDIGGTSVLQEAATLADEQGKLFADVRGKIAGDRLDLAQLYRVERSGTACDDPNFKLLILRAAGHGPQWNVKVSGRGMVIDRDGQPPLAVPYVEEQLGDGRFNLSSEANNQRIELWVAPQRCVDSSNGSVQHMSAELRIDGQVQRGCGYFGGSRND; from the coding sequence ATGCGTGTTGCCCGTTCGTTAGTCGTTATTACCCTGCTTCCGCTGTTTGCCGCCTGCCAGTTGTTCGATGGCCAGCGTGAAAGTGCCTCGCATGTGGGGCAGACGCGGATGCAGGGGCAACTGACCGCGGCCGACGGCAAACTGGTGTTCCAGCCGTGTCAGGATCAAGGCCAATACGTGATCAACGACATCGGCGGCACCAGCGTCCTGCAAGAAGCCGCGACCCTGGCCGATGAGCAGGGCAAATTATTCGCCGACGTGCGCGGCAAGATCGCCGGTGACCGCCTCGACCTGGCCCAGTTATATCGCGTCGAGCGCTCCGGCACCGCGTGCGATGATCCCAATTTCAAACTGCTGATTCTGCGCGCCGCTGGTCATGGCCCGCAGTGGAACGTCAAAGTCAGCGGCCGTGGCATGGTCATCGACCGCGACGGTCAGCCACCACTCGCCGTGCCTTACGTTGAAGAACAATTGGGCGACGGCCGCTTCAATCTCAGCAGCGAAGCCAACAATCAGCGCATCGAATTGTGGGTCGCGCCGCAACGTTGCGTCGACAGCAGCAACGGCAGCGTGCAGCACATGAGCGCCGAATTGCGCATCGACGGCCAGGTGCAGCGTGGCTGCGGGTATTTCGGCGGATCGCGTAACGACTGA
- a CDS encoding short chain dehydrogenase produces MKILLIGAGGTIGSAVDKELSQRHEVIRIGRNSGDLQVDISDSASIRKLFEQTGKFDALVCAAGNVTFAPLGEMNEDTFALGLKDKLMGQVNLLLIGREFANDGASFTFTTGVLSHDPIRSGASAALVNGALDSFVRAAAIELPRGLRVNSISPTVLLEAMDSYAPYFRGYKPVPAADVALAYAKSVEGLQTGQTFHVG; encoded by the coding sequence ATGAAAATTCTGTTGATAGGCGCTGGCGGCACCATTGGTTCGGCCGTGGACAAAGAACTCTCGCAACGCCACGAAGTCATTCGTATCGGCCGCAACAGTGGTGATTTGCAGGTGGATATCAGCGACAGCGCATCGATCCGCAAACTCTTCGAACAGACCGGCAAGTTCGATGCACTGGTCTGCGCCGCCGGCAACGTTACCTTCGCTCCGCTGGGTGAAATGAACGAAGACACTTTCGCTCTGGGCTTGAAAGACAAGCTGATGGGCCAGGTCAACCTGTTGCTGATCGGCCGTGAGTTCGCCAACGACGGCGCCTCGTTCACCTTTACTACCGGCGTGCTCAGCCACGACCCGATCCGCAGCGGCGCCTCGGCAGCGCTGGTCAACGGTGCACTGGACAGCTTTGTTCGCGCCGCCGCCATCGAACTGCCACGCGGCCTGCGAGTGAACTCGATCAGCCCGACCGTGTTGCTGGAAGCCATGGACAGCTATGCCCCGTATTTCCGTGGTTACAAGCCGGTTCCTGCGGCTGATGTGGCGTTGGCCTACGCGAAAAGTGTCGAAGGCTTGCAGACAGGTCAGACATTTCACGTCGGATAA
- a CDS encoding LysR family transcriptional regulator — MSEMDDLAAFAVLIEAGSFTLAAQQLGCSKGQLSKRISQLEAQFSVVLLQRTTRRLSLTAAGAALLPQAQALVVQVERARQALARLKDDMAGPVRMTVPVSLGETFFDGLLLEFSQKYPEVQIELELNNSYRDLSRDGFDLAIRSEVANDERLVAKPLLAWQEMTCASPAYLERFGEPQTPQALAEHRCLLNSHYSGREEWLYHQQHELLRVRVSGPFASNHYNLLKKAALTGAGIARLPSYLLQAELADGRLRWLLRDYQTRRMPMYLVHPYQGGLPKRTQVLADYLIGWFKRSGEALDRLSQQQ; from the coding sequence ATGAGCGAGATGGATGATCTGGCCGCGTTTGCAGTGCTGATTGAAGCGGGCAGTTTCACCTTGGCGGCGCAGCAATTGGGCTGCAGCAAGGGCCAGCTGTCCAAACGCATCAGCCAGCTCGAAGCGCAGTTTTCTGTGGTGTTGTTGCAACGCACGACCCGTCGTCTGAGCCTGACCGCAGCCGGCGCGGCATTGTTGCCACAAGCCCAGGCCCTTGTAGTCCAGGTCGAGAGAGCGCGTCAGGCCTTGGCACGATTGAAGGACGACATGGCCGGGCCGGTGCGTATGACGGTTCCGGTGTCGCTGGGGGAAACCTTCTTCGATGGTCTGCTGCTGGAGTTTTCGCAAAAGTATCCCGAGGTGCAGATCGAACTGGAGCTGAACAACAGCTATCGCGATCTGTCCCGGGACGGTTTTGATTTGGCGATCCGTAGCGAGGTGGCCAATGACGAACGCTTGGTCGCCAAGCCGCTGTTGGCCTGGCAGGAAATGACCTGCGCCAGCCCGGCCTATCTCGAACGCTTCGGCGAGCCGCAGACGCCGCAGGCATTAGCCGAACACCGGTGTCTGCTCAACAGCCACTACAGTGGTCGCGAGGAATGGCTGTATCACCAGCAACACGAATTGCTGCGGGTGCGGGTGTCGGGGCCGTTTGCCAGCAATCATTACAACCTGCTGAAGAAAGCCGCGCTGACCGGGGCCGGCATCGCCCGGTTGCCTTCGTACCTGCTGCAGGCGGAATTGGCTGACGGGCGACTGCGCTGGCTTCTGCGCGATTACCAGACCCGGCGCATGCCGATGTATCTGGTGCATCCGTATCAGGGCGGATTACCGAAACGTACGCAGGTGTTGGCGGACTATCTGATCGGCTGGTTCAAGCGCAGCGGTGAGGCGCTGGATCGCCTATCCCAGCAACAGTGA
- a CDS encoding DoxX family protein has product MNCLITRAIKLLERIPHSLIAFIARFSIAAVFWKSGQTKVEGLAIDLFDGTFELGWPRLADSTIPLFKSEYHVPLLSPEIAAHMAAFAEHLFPMLILIGFATRFSALALLGMTLTIQLFVYPDAYPTHGTWAAVLLYLMATGPGKLSIDHLIARHYNR; this is encoded by the coding sequence ATGAACTGCCTCATCACCCGCGCCATCAAACTACTGGAAAGAATCCCCCACAGCCTGATCGCATTCATTGCGCGTTTCTCGATTGCCGCGGTGTTCTGGAAGTCCGGGCAGACCAAGGTTGAGGGCCTGGCCATCGATCTGTTCGACGGCACCTTCGAGCTGGGCTGGCCGCGTCTGGCAGACTCAACGATTCCGCTGTTCAAGAGCGAATACCACGTACCGCTGCTGTCGCCGGAAATCGCCGCGCATATGGCCGCGTTTGCCGAGCACTTGTTCCCGATGCTGATCCTGATCGGTTTCGCTACGCGGTTTTCGGCGCTGGCGTTGCTGGGAATGACTTTGACCATTCAGTTGTTCGTGTATCCGGATGCCTACCCGACTCATGGCACGTGGGCAGCGGTGTTGCTGTATCTGATGGCGACAGGACCGGGGAAATTGTCGATCGATCATCTGATCGCCAGACACTACAACCGTTGA
- a CDS encoding DNA-binding domain-containing protein, translating into MSTQADFTAALLNVQLPCPEGLCSANGADPASRFSVYRNNVQSSLINALRDSYPVVAQLVGEEFFRAMAAVFVQRQPPQSPLMGRYGEGFSDFISTFEPASSVPYLADVARLEQLRTLAYHAADASPIRPEQLAAALNDPQALSELGFELHPSLHLLDSTWSVVAIWAAHQREATLEGIDLNHGQHALVLRNDLDVEVFALDHGASVFIRNLLAGQPLLAAAENSPVFDLGQTLGLLIAHNAITQLNNKESP; encoded by the coding sequence ATGAGCACTCAAGCCGACTTCACGGCAGCCCTGCTCAATGTGCAATTGCCCTGCCCCGAAGGCCTGTGCAGCGCCAACGGTGCCGATCCCGCCAGTCGTTTCTCGGTGTACCGCAACAATGTGCAGAGCTCGTTGATCAACGCACTGCGCGACAGTTATCCGGTGGTTGCGCAGTTGGTTGGCGAGGAATTTTTCCGCGCCATGGCGGCTGTATTCGTACAACGCCAGCCACCACAAAGTCCGTTGATGGGCCGCTACGGCGAAGGTTTTTCGGACTTCATTTCAACGTTTGAACCGGCCTCAAGCGTGCCGTATCTGGCCGACGTGGCGCGCCTTGAGCAGTTGCGCACCCTCGCCTATCACGCTGCCGACGCAAGCCCGATCCGGCCGGAACAGCTCGCCGCTGCGCTGAATGACCCTCAAGCCCTGAGCGAGCTTGGATTCGAGCTCCACCCTTCCCTGCATCTGCTCGATTCAACCTGGTCAGTGGTCGCGATCTGGGCTGCGCATCAGCGCGAGGCCACGCTGGAAGGCATCGACCTCAACCACGGACAACACGCACTGGTGTTGCGCAACGATCTCGACGTCGAGGTCTTTGCCCTTGATCACGGCGCCAGCGTCTTCATCCGGAATTTGCTCGCTGGCCAGCCGCTATTGGCAGCGGCAGAAAACAGCCCTGTATTTGATCTCGGCCAGACCCTGGGACTGTTGATTGCCCACAACGCCATCACCCAACTGAACAACAAGGAATCGCCATGA
- a CDS encoding DUF692 domain-containing protein: MFTPQDHAQSCTQAARSGLPPRAGLGLKTGHFREVLGSSPDIGFFEVHAENYMVAGGPFHHFLGLIREQYPLSLHGVGLSIGAEGPLDIEHLQRLKDLIERYQPHSFSEHLAWSSHGPVFLNDLLPLAYDTPTLNRVCAHIDQVQNTLKRPMLLENPATYLAFQRSTIDEADFIAEVIRRSGCGLLLDVNNVYVSCINHQRDPIAYLDALPLHAVGEIHLAGFAEDSDSLGDRLLIDDHGAPIDQAVWSLYRQVLERIGPVATLIERDNQVPAFNVLLAEAQQAEALLVDAGGRS, from the coding sequence ATGTTCACACCCCAAGACCATGCCCAGTCCTGCACTCAGGCAGCCCGCTCAGGGCTCCCGCCCCGTGCCGGGCTGGGGCTCAAGACCGGGCACTTTCGTGAAGTGCTCGGCTCATCACCGGACATCGGCTTCTTCGAAGTCCACGCCGAAAACTACATGGTGGCCGGCGGCCCGTTTCATCATTTTCTGGGATTGATTCGCGAGCAGTATCCACTGTCACTTCACGGCGTTGGGCTGTCCATCGGGGCCGAAGGGCCGCTGGACATTGAACATCTGCAACGCCTGAAGGATCTGATCGAGCGTTATCAACCGCACTCCTTTTCCGAACACCTGGCCTGGTCGAGCCATGGCCCGGTGTTCCTCAATGATCTGCTGCCCCTGGCCTATGACACGCCGACGCTGAACCGCGTTTGCGCGCATATCGATCAGGTGCAGAACACGCTCAAGCGGCCCATGCTGCTGGAAAATCCGGCGACCTATCTGGCCTTTCAACGCTCGACCATCGATGAGGCGGACTTCATTGCCGAAGTCATCCGCCGCAGCGGCTGCGGGTTGTTGCTGGACGTCAATAACGTCTACGTCTCGTGCATCAATCATCAGCGCGATCCAATCGCCTATCTCGATGCCCTGCCGTTGCACGCTGTCGGTGAGATTCATCTGGCCGGTTTTGCCGAAGACTCCGACAGCCTCGGTGACCGCTTGCTGATCGATGATCACGGTGCGCCGATCGATCAAGCGGTCTGGAGCCTGTACCGGCAAGTGCTGGAACGGATCGGCCCGGTGGCAACGTTGATCGAACGTGACAATCAGGTGCCCGCGTTCAACGTTTTGCTGGCCGAGGCGCAACAGGCCGAGGCGTTATTGGTAGATGCGGGGGGGCGATCATGA
- a CDS encoding DUF2282 domain-containing protein, translated as MTATTRTLSATALVLALGSALSIAAVSTVHAADADMEKCFGVAMKGKNDCAAGAGTTCAGTSKTDYQANAWKLVPKGTCTTTESKTSPTGFGQMEAFKAKS; from the coding sequence ATGACTGCTACCACCCGCACCCTGTCCGCTACCGCCCTGGTTCTGGCCCTGGGTTCTGCCCTGAGTATCGCCGCTGTTTCCACCGTCCACGCTGCTGACGCCGACATGGAAAAATGCTTCGGCGTAGCCATGAAAGGCAAGAACGATTGCGCCGCAGGCGCGGGCACCACTTGTGCCGGCACATCAAAAACGGACTATCAGGCCAACGCCTGGAAACTCGTGCCAAAAGGCACCTGCACCACCACCGAAAGCAAGACCTCGCCGACCGGTTTCGGCCAGATGGAAGCGTTCAAAGCCAAGTCCTGA